One Alkaliphilus sp. B6464 genomic window carries:
- a CDS encoding recombinase family protein, with protein MKKIAIYARKSKFTGKGESIENQIEMCKDYVNKHLNNPEIILYEDEGFSGGNSDRPEFQNMIAAAEKGMFDILVCYRLDRISRSIVDFSNIMEILEENDIAFVSIREQFDTSTPMGRAMMFISSVFAQLERETIAERIKDNLMKLARTGRWLGGVAPTGYQGKREYYYDEKMQKKSSMMLVPVKDELDLVTTLYKKYIELDSLSGLMSWTLVNNIKSKNGKDFDMVALKTILTNTVYVKTDEYLYEWFDKQGYDIANEKKDYKGNGVFTYNKYQNRRNKSHKIKDISEQIVAIGKHKGIINSKDWVKVQEMLQANSKKAPRTGTGENGLIGPILYCECGSRMRIALKYTDGEVKHYYYKCRTKEESHSTRCNMKNLNGIKTDEIVENALKQLKFNKGVLADQLREKVVSIEKTSRSTISGSDKYISEIEKHEKSIENLTMQLSENQGSVASKYIIKQIEGLDSKINDLKKKLKNLENEKTHSALERENVKILLQSIDRFHDRFDDADIFERRKLVQAIVSRIVWNGHDLNIYLR; from the coding sequence TTGAAAAAGATTGCAATATATGCTAGAAAATCAAAATTTACTGGCAAGGGTGAATCTATAGAAAACCAAATAGAAATGTGTAAGGATTACGTTAATAAGCACCTTAATAATCCTGAAATTATTTTATATGAAGATGAAGGTTTTTCTGGTGGCAATTCAGATAGGCCTGAGTTTCAGAATATGATTGCCGCTGCTGAAAAAGGAATGTTTGATATTCTTGTATGTTATAGATTAGATCGTATTAGTAGAAGTATTGTTGACTTTTCAAATATAATGGAAATATTAGAAGAAAATGATATTGCTTTTGTATCTATTAGAGAACAATTTGACACTAGTACTCCTATGGGTCGTGCTATGATGTTTATTTCGTCTGTATTTGCCCAATTAGAAAGAGAAACTATTGCAGAACGTATTAAGGATAACTTAATGAAGTTGGCACGTACTGGCCGTTGGCTTGGTGGAGTTGCTCCTACTGGTTATCAAGGAAAAAGAGAATATTATTATGACGAAAAAATGCAAAAGAAAAGTTCTATGATGTTAGTTCCAGTAAAAGATGAATTAGATCTTGTAACTACTTTATATAAAAAATATATTGAACTAGATTCTCTTTCTGGCTTGATGTCCTGGACCTTAGTGAACAACATAAAATCTAAAAATGGTAAAGACTTTGACATGGTCGCACTTAAAACTATATTAACTAATACAGTATATGTTAAGACCGATGAATATTTATATGAATGGTTTGATAAGCAAGGGTATGACATAGCTAACGAAAAGAAGGATTATAAGGGTAATGGTGTGTTTACATATAATAAGTATCAAAACAGACGAAATAAGAGCCATAAAATAAAAGATATTTCTGAACAAATAGTAGCTATTGGGAAACATAAAGGTATAATTAACTCTAAAGACTGGGTAAAAGTGCAGGAGATGCTACAAGCTAACTCAAAAAAGGCTCCACGAACTGGCACTGGGGAAAATGGTTTAATAGGCCCTATTCTATATTGCGAATGTGGATCAAGAATGAGAATTGCACTAAAATATACTGACGGTGAAGTTAAACATTATTATTATAAATGCAGAACAAAGGAAGAGTCACATAGTACTAGATGCAATATGAAAAACTTAAACGGAATAAAAACAGATGAAATAGTAGAAAATGCTTTAAAACAATTAAAATTTAATAAGGGTGTATTAGCTGATCAACTAAGAGAAAAGGTTGTTTCTATAGAAAAAACATCAAGGTCGACCATCAGTGGATCAGATAAATATATATCTGAAATTGAAAAACATGAAAAGTCTATAGAAAATTTAACTATGCAACTATCTGAAAACCAAGGCTCGGTCGCATCTAAATATATTATTAAGCAAATTGAAGGATTGGACTCTAAAATAAACGATCTAAAGAAAAAGTTAAAAAATCTAGAAAATGAAAAAACACACTCTGCTTTAGAAAGAGAAAATGTAAAAATATTATTACAGTCAATTGATAGATTTCATGATCGGTTTGATGATGCAGATATATTTGAGAGAAGAAAATTAGTACAAGCTATAGTCAGCCGAATTGTGTGGAATGGGCATGATTTAAACATTTATCTTCGGTAA
- the ybaK gene encoding Cys-tRNA(Pro) deacylase — translation MSEKTNVMRVLDKKKIKYGIYDYADTGAVSGTDVAETLGQNPEQVFKTLVTIGKTKEHYVFVIPVNRELDLKKAARVVGEKSIEMIKSNDLLALTGYIHGGCSPIGMKKFFKTTIDKSAKNFSTFCFSAGKIGYQVEITLDDLSKVIRYQLADITTLN, via the coding sequence ATGAGCGAAAAAACAAATGTAATGCGAGTGTTGGATAAAAAAAAGATTAAATATGGTATCTATGATTACGCTGATACTGGAGCTGTGAGTGGCACTGATGTTGCAGAAACATTGGGACAAAATCCCGAACAAGTTTTCAAAACGTTAGTGACAATAGGTAAAACAAAAGAACACTATGTTTTTGTCATTCCTGTAAACAGAGAACTTGATTTAAAAAAAGCTGCTAGAGTCGTAGGGGAAAAATCTATTGAAATGATTAAATCTAACGATTTATTGGCCTTAACAGGATACATTCATGGTGGTTGCTCACCGATTGGAATGAAAAAGTTTTTCAAGACGACGATTGATAAGTCAGCCAAAAATTTTAGTACATTCTGTTTTAGTGCTGGCAAAATTGGTTATCAAGTAGAAATTACACTTGATGACTTGAGTAAGGTTATAAGATATCAACTTGCAGACATTACAACTTTGAATTGA
- a CDS encoding GNAT family N-acetyltransferase produces the protein MRHRLNDYLLRIDGHMGGAIRPSYRGKGYGGVMLSLALEVTKDMGMKRVLVTCNKDNIVSEKTIVKSGGIFESEEIEDNGNIIRRFWIDL, from the coding sequence ATTAGACATAGATTAAATGACTATTTACTAAGAATAGATGGACATATGGGTGGAGCAATAAGACCTAGTTATAGAGGAAAAGGATATGGCGGTGTAATGCTATCTTTAGCATTAGAAGTTACTAAAGATATGGGGATGAAAAGAGTTCTTGTAACCTGTAATAAAGATAATATAGTATCTGAAAAAACAATTGTAAAAAGCGGCGGGATTTTTGAATCTGAAGAAATAGAAGATAATGGAAATATTATAAGACGGTTTTGGATTGATTTATAA
- a CDS encoding GNAT family N-acetyltransferase yields the protein MKHILNLSPSEDDILKICRKLQDYNSHFFEIKDEPNFTISEIDEYNELIGGIVCTIVGRWLEVDFLWVKDDQRGKGLGKKLLFEAEKIGMKNKCTKAFLTTMNFQAKPFYLKYGYKIVYIQKGYPLINEKYFMEKTLNET from the coding sequence ATGAAACATATCTTGAATTTATCTCCATCAGAAGATGATATATTAAAAATTTGTAGAAAGTTACAAGATTATAATTCTCATTTTTTTGAAATAAAAGATGAACCTAACTTTACTATTTCAGAAATAGATGAATATAATGAACTAATAGGTGGAATTGTGTGTACTATTGTTGGACGATGGTTAGAAGTTGATTTTTTATGGGTCAAAGATGACCAACGTGGAAAAGGATTAGGTAAGAAACTATTATTTGAAGCAGAAAAAATAGGAATGAAAAATAAGTGTACAAAGGCATTTTTAACTACTATGAATTTTCAAGCGAAGCCATTTTATTTAAAATACGGGTATAAAATAGTATATATCCAGAAGGGTTATCCGTTAATAAATGAAAAGTATTTTATGGAAAAGACATTAAATGAAACATAA
- a CDS encoding DUF4269 domain-containing protein: MLEYKGVYMKNKNWKDISYLNYGNVKQKKIYEILINTKVLDILNDYIPILVGTIPIEIDIENSDIDIVCKVDNFDVFEEVLVSNFRKYINFKITHKEDKVLVCSFIVNDIQIEIYGSNEDTDKTNGYRHMIIEDRLINLYGEAFKKEIISLKIKGLKTEPAFAKVLNLQGNPYEQLLVLEMYSDEELYKMYTK, encoded by the coding sequence ATGTTGGAATACAAAGGAGTTTATATGAAAAACAAAAATTGGAAAGATATATCTTATTTAAATTATGGAAATGTTAAACAAAAGAAGATTTATGAAATACTTATAAATACAAAGGTTTTAGATATATTAAATGATTATATACCTATATTGGTAGGAACAATACCTATAGAGATTGACATAGAAAACAGTGATATAGACATAGTTTGTAAAGTTGATAATTTTGATGTGTTTGAGGAAGTATTAGTAAGTAATTTTAGAAAATATATAAACTTTAAAATTACACATAAGGAAGATAAGGTGTTAGTATGCAGTTTTATAGTAAATGATATTCAGATAGAAATTTATGGCTCTAATGAAGATACAGATAAAACAAATGGATATAGGCATATGATTATAGAAGATAGACTAATAAATTTGTATGGAGAGGCTTTTAAAAAAGAAATAATTAGTTTAAAGATTAAGGGCTTGAAAACAGAGCCAGCATTTGCAAAAGTATTAAATTTACAAGGCAACCCCTACGAACAATTATTAGTGCTTGAAATGTATAGTGATGAAGAATTATATAAGATGTATACTAAATAA